One Dictyoglomus thermophilum H-6-12 DNA window includes the following coding sequences:
- the lexA gene encoding transcriptional repressor LexA, giving the protein MSNRLLSKKQKEVLEFITSFWKKEGRIPTVREVTKALGLNSSGSGYFHMKALVEKGYLSQDKNGRFYLKNLINEEVIYLPLIGTIRAGIPVESPEYIEEYIPVPKNFVKIPEKSFLLKVRGDSMEGAHILDGDLIIVQKQDTAQKGEIVVALKDGESTVKFLSENYGIPCLKPANPRYSEIYPPFKIIGKVVGVIRLFK; this is encoded by the coding sequence ATGTCAAATAGATTATTGAGCAAAAAACAAAAAGAAGTCTTAGAATTCATAACCTCTTTTTGGAAAAAAGAGGGAAGAATTCCCACTGTAAGAGAGGTTACCAAAGCTCTTGGCCTAAATTCTTCAGGATCTGGATACTTCCACATGAAAGCCCTTGTAGAAAAGGGATATCTATCTCAGGATAAAAATGGTAGATTTTATTTAAAAAACCTAATAAACGAAGAGGTAATCTATCTTCCCTTAATAGGTACCATAAGAGCAGGAATACCAGTAGAGTCTCCTGAATATATAGAAGAATACATTCCTGTTCCTAAAAATTTTGTAAAGATTCCTGAAAAATCCTTTTTATTAAAGGTCAGAGGAGATAGTATGGAAGGAGCTCATATATTAGATGGAGATCTTATTATCGTACAAAAACAAGATACAGCCCAAAAAGGAGAAATTGTAGTAGCTCTAAAGGATGGAGAATCTACCGTAAAATTTCTTTCCGAAAACTATGGAATACCCTGTTTAAAACCTGCAAATCCCAGATATTCAGAGATATATCCTCCTTTTAAAATAATTGGAAAAGTAGTTGGAGTAATAAGGCTTTTCAAATAA